Within Pyxidicoccus trucidator, the genomic segment CCTGGACCTCCGTCACATCCTTGACGATTGCGGGCACTTCCTTGAGGCCCGCGGCCTGGGAGGCGCGCCAGCGGCGCTCGCCGGCGATGATGCGGTAGCCGTCTCCGTCCTTGCGGACGAGGATGGGCTGGAGCACGCCCTGGGCCTTGATGGAGTCGGAGAGCTCCTTGAGCTTCACCTCGTCGAAGTGCTGGCGCGGCTGCTCCTTGTCCCGGTGGATGGACTCAATCGGGAGCTTGAGGACGCCGGCCTTGAGGGCAGCCTGCTCGGCTGCCTTGCCAGCGGGCGCGGGCGCGGCCTGGGGGATGAGGGCGGAGAGCCCACGGCCAAGCGCTCGCTTCTGCATGTCTGCTTTCACCACGTCGTGACTCCAGCGCCGCGTGGACTCTCACGGCTGCCATGAACGGCAAGGGCCCCCCGGCAACTTCGGAGAGCCCCCGCTGCTTCCGGACGACTTCAGCTCACTTCAGGCCACGCGGCGGCGCGGGGCCTTGGGGGTGTCACGCTTCATGAGCTCCCGGCCGAGCGCCAGGTAGCTCTCACAACCCTTGGACTTGATGTCGTAGAGGATGATGGGCTTGCCGAAGGACGGGCACTCGGACAGGCGCACGTTGCGCGGCACCACCACTTCGAAGACCTGCTTCTTGAAGTAGCCGCGCACCTCGTCGACGACCTGGTGGGCGATGTTTGCGCGCGAGTCGAACATGGTGAGGAGGATGCCCTCCATCTTCAGGTCCGGGTTGAGGCCCTGCTTCACCAGGTCGATGGTGTGCGTCAGCTGCGAGAGACCCTCGAGCGCGTAGTACTCGCACTGCAGGGGGATGAGGACGGTGTCCGCGGCGGCGAGCGCGTTGAGGGTGAGCAGGCCGAGCGACGGCGGGCAGTCGATGATGACGTAGTCGTACTCGGCGGCGAGGGGACGCAGGGCCTCGCGGAGGCGGAACTCGCGGCGCTCCTGGTTGACGAGCTCGACTTCGGCGCCGGTGAGGTCCGGCGTGGCGGGGATGACCTGGAGGTAGCGCAGCTCCGTGGGGTGGAGCAGCTCCTTCATGGGGCGCCCGTTGAGGAGTGCCTCGTAGATGGTGCCGTGGAGGTCATCGCGCTTCAGGCCGAGCCCG encodes:
- a CDS encoding ParA family protein codes for the protein MGRIICISNQKGGVGKTTTAINLAASLASAERRTLLVDMDPQGNAGSGLGLKRDDLHGTIYEALLNGRPMKELLHPTELRYLQVIPATPDLTGAEVELVNQERREFRLREALRPLAAEYDYVIIDCPPSLGLLTLNALAAADTVLIPLQCEYYALEGLSQLTHTIDLVKQGLNPDLKMEGILLTMFDSRANIAHQVVDEVRGYFKKQVFEVVVPRNVRLSECPSFGKPIILYDIKSKGCESYLALGRELMKRDTPKAPRRRVA